In Dryobates pubescens isolate bDryPub1 chromosome 26, bDryPub1.pri, whole genome shotgun sequence, a single window of DNA contains:
- the DYNLRB1 gene encoding dynein light chain roadblock-type 1 gives MAEVEETLKRIQSQKGVQGIIVVNSEGIPIKSTMDNSTTIQYAGLMHSFIMKARSTVRDIDPQNDLTFLRIRSKKNEIMVAPDKDYFLIVIQNPTE, from the exons ATG GCTGAGGTGGAAGAAACACTGAAGCGAATCCAGAGCCAAAAAGGAGTGCAAGGAATCATTGTTGTTAATTCTGAAG GCATTCCCATCAAAAGCACTATGGACAACTCCACCACCATTCAGTATGCAGGCCTGATGCACAGCTTCATCATGAAGGCGAGGAGCACCGTGCGAGACATCGACCCCCAGAACGACCTCACCTTCCTGCGCATCCGCTCCAAGAAGAACGAAATCATGGTGGcaccag ATAAAGACTACTTCCTGATTGTCATCCAGAATCCAACTGAATGA